A region from the Lolium perenne isolate Kyuss_39 chromosome 4, Kyuss_2.0, whole genome shotgun sequence genome encodes:
- the LOC127332211 gene encoding sugar transporter ERD6-like 16, whose product MAAAFPLSTAPPLPLRHSAAGISLAFRLGRSRRTRHDVHCALRLPAAAAGVTCGQTRRATAVAAAQGQAAAGEGIHDSAGDGSLRMVLVSTAVAVCGSFEFGTCVGYSAPAQAGIVSDIGLSNSEYGVFGSILTIGAMIGALTSGRLADTLGRKMTMRLAAIVGIFGWLTIYFAKGATMLYLGRVLLGYCTGVLSYVVPVFISEIAPKDLRGGLATSNQLFICSGCSAAYIIGALLSWRSLVLVGLLPCAFLLAGLLFIPESPRWLANIGKEKEFRASLQMLRGEKADISREATEIREYIESVHSLPTARIQDLFDSKNMYAVIVGVGLMVFQQLGGINALGFYTSYIFSSAGFSGKLGTTLIGIIQIPITLFGALLMDRSGRRALLLVSSSGTFVGCFLTGLSFYFKAQGLYTELVPTLALYGILAYYAAYSIGMGPVPWVIMSEIFSIDMKAIAGSLVTLVSWIGSFAISYSFSFLMDWNSAGTFFLFSAASLVTVLFVAMLVPETKGRTLEEIQESLKASA is encoded by the exons ATGGCTGCCGCGTTCCCCCTGTCCACGGCTCCGCCGCTCCCCCTCCGCCACTCAGCCGCCGGCATCTCTCTCGCCTTTCGCCTCGGACGCAGCCGCCGGACGCGGCATGATGTCCACTGCGCGCTCCGGTTGCCGGCAGCGGCCGCCGGCGTCACATGCGGTCAGACGCGGAGAGCCACGGCCGTGGCTGCGGCCCAAGGCCAGGCGGCAGCCGGGGAGGGCATCCACGATAGCGCCGGGGATGGATCGCTCCGGATGGTCCTGGTCAGCACGGCGGTAGCCGTTTGCGGCTCCTTCGAGTTCGGCACCTGT GTTGGGTATTCTGCTCCGGCTCAAGCTGGAATTGTGAGCGACATTGGACTGTCCAATTCAGAG TATGGCGTCTTTGGATCTATCTTGACGATTGGTGCGATGATTGGCGCTCTGACTAGTGGCCGCCTTGCAGACACTCTTGGACGCAAAATG ACCATGCGGCTGGCAGCAATTGTAGGCATTTTTGGTTGGCTTACGATATACTTCGCCAAG GGTGCTACAATGCTTTACCTAGGAAGAGTCTTGCTGGGCTACTGTACTGGTGTTCTTTCCTATGTG GTGCCTGTGTTCATATCTGAAATAGCACCAAAGGATCTCCGAGGAGGCCTTGCAACCTCAAACCAG TTGTTTATTTGTTCAGGGTGTTCAGCTGCCTACATTATTGGAGCACTGCTTTCGTGGCGCTCTTTGGTTCTTGTAG GATTACTGCCTTGTGCTTTCCTCCTTGCGGGTCTTCTCTTCATTCCTGAGTCTCCAAGGTGGCTG GCCAATATTGGGAAAGAGAAAGAATTCCGTGCTTCACTGCAAATGCTTAGGGGTGAAAAGGCTGACATATCTCGAGAGGCTACAGAAATTAGA GAGTATATTGAATCAGTTCACAGTTTACCTACGGCCAGGATTCAAGACTTGTTTGACAGCAAAAATATGTACGCAGTCATT GTGGGTGTTGGCCTGATGGTCTTTCAGCAATTGGGAGGAATAAATGCGCTAGGTTTCTATACAAGCTATATTTTTTCCTCTGCAG GGTTTTCTGGTAAACTTGGGACCACCTTGATCGGCATTATTCAG ATTCCGATCACATTATTTGGGGCCCTTCTAATGGATAGGAGTGGAAGAAGAGCCCTTTTACTG GTCTCTTCATCTGGCACATTTGTGGGCTGCTTTCTGACGGGGCTATCATTCTACTTTAAG GCGCAAGGATTATACACAGAATTGGTTCCTACATTGGCTCTTTACGGCATATTG GCATACTATGCGGCATACTCAATTGGAATGGGACCTGTTCCTTGGGTTATCATGTCTGAG ATATTCTCGATCGACATGAAAGCAATAGCCGGAAGCTTGGTAACCCTGGTTAGCTGGATTGGTTCCTTTGCAATATCGTATTCATTCAGCTTCCTTATGGATTGGAATTCTGCAG GCACCTTCTTCTTGTTCTCTGCAGCGAGCCTTGTTACCGTGTTGTTCGTGGCAATGCTAGTGCCAGAAACTAAAGGGAGAACGCTCGAAGAGATCCAAGAGTCACTAAAGGCCAGCGCATGA